The following are encoded in a window of Sutcliffiella horikoshii genomic DNA:
- a CDS encoding YslB family protein: MTESNNQQQVMDTQIQVPIFGYELIRDMLLPDLLGKDHTQVIYWAGKQLARKFTIDTQEGIGQFFKEAGWGELELLEQNKHEVKYVIRGEMVTRRLDLNKDATFQLEAGFLAEQIQRLKGKTAEAIEEQKKKKEILITVQWDK, encoded by the coding sequence ATGACTGAATCGAACAACCAACAACAAGTGATGGACACACAAATTCAAGTCCCTATCTTCGGGTACGAACTGATTCGCGATATGCTCCTACCTGACCTATTGGGGAAAGATCATACCCAGGTCATCTATTGGGCAGGAAAGCAGCTTGCACGCAAGTTTACCATTGATACTCAAGAGGGAATCGGCCAATTTTTTAAAGAAGCAGGCTGGGGAGAACTTGAACTATTGGAACAGAACAAGCATGAAGTAAAGTACGTGATCCGCGGGGAAATGGTGACGCGCCGCCTTGACTTGAATAAAGACGCGACTTTCCAGCTTGAAGCAGGATTTCTTGCTGAACAGATCCAACGTCTAAAAGGCAAAACTGCGGAAGCGATTGAAGAACAGAAAAAGAAAAAAGAAATATTGATTACAGTGCAGTGGGATAAGTAA
- a CDS encoding aspartate kinase: protein MSTIVVQKFGGTSVGSVERIQHVASRVISEVENGNKVVVVVSAMGKTTDELLTLANAINPHPSKRDMDMLLTTGEQITISLLAMALQVRGHEAVSLTGWQAGIRTEPVHGNARITNIETDLLKSYLDAGKIVIVAGFQGITANNEITTLGRGGSDTTAVALAAALKAEKCDIYTDVTGVFTTDPRYVKGARKLAAIAYDEMLELANLGAGVLHPRAVEFAKNYGVQLVVRSSMEEEEGTIIEEEVSMEKNLVVRGIAFEDQITRITVCGLPNELHTLSTIFTTLAQHSLNVDIIIQTSMDKDTTNISFSVKTVDVKETIEVLEQHQGRLGFTGIEQESGLAKVSIVGSGMVSNPGVAAEMFQVLATEGIHVKMVSTSEIKVSTVVDVAEMVRAVEALHVAFKLGEESVERVLS from the coding sequence ATGTCAACGATTGTTGTACAGAAATTCGGAGGAACATCAGTGGGCTCGGTTGAACGAATTCAGCACGTTGCAAGTCGAGTCATCAGTGAAGTGGAAAACGGAAACAAAGTGGTTGTCGTCGTATCAGCAATGGGTAAAACAACAGACGAATTGCTAACATTAGCAAATGCAATTAACCCCCATCCAAGCAAGCGCGACATGGATATGCTTTTAACAACAGGCGAACAAATCACCATCTCCCTATTGGCAATGGCATTGCAAGTTAGAGGCCATGAAGCAGTATCCTTAACAGGCTGGCAGGCAGGAATCCGCACAGAGCCTGTACACGGGAACGCAAGAATTACGAATATTGAAACAGATTTGTTAAAAAGTTATTTGGATGCCGGTAAGATTGTCATTGTTGCGGGCTTCCAAGGAATTACTGCTAATAACGAGATTACTACACTTGGCCGAGGCGGTTCCGATACAACAGCGGTTGCATTGGCTGCTGCTTTGAAGGCGGAGAAGTGTGATATTTATACAGATGTGACCGGAGTATTCACAACAGACCCTCGTTATGTAAAAGGGGCAAGAAAGCTTGCGGCAATTGCTTATGATGAAATGCTGGAACTGGCAAACTTAGGGGCAGGTGTACTTCACCCGCGTGCGGTCGAGTTTGCAAAAAATTATGGCGTGCAGCTGGTTGTACGATCCAGTATGGAAGAGGAAGAAGGAACGATTATTGAGGAGGAAGTATCCATGGAAAAAAATCTAGTTGTCAGAGGAATAGCATTCGAAGACCAAATCACGCGCATTACCGTATGTGGATTGCCAAATGAACTACATACATTATCCACGATCTTCACAACATTAGCTCAGCACAGTTTGAATGTAGACATCATCATTCAAACGAGCATGGATAAAGATACAACAAATATTTCGTTCTCTGTTAAAACAGTGGACGTAAAAGAAACGATTGAAGTGTTAGAGCAACATCAAGGCCGTCTAGGATTCACAGGTATTGAGCAGGAGAGCGGTTTAGCGAAGGTTTCCATCGTTGGTTCTGGTATGGTTTCCAATCCCGGGGTCGCAGCGGAAATGTTCCAAGTTCTTGCTACAGAAGGCATTCATGTCAAAATGGTCAGCACATCAGAGATCAAAGTTTCTACTGTCGTTGATGTTGCGGAAATGGTTCGTGCAGTTGAAGCACTACATGTGGCATTTAAGCTCGGTGAAGAGTCTGTTGAGAGAGTATTAAGCTAA
- a CDS encoding succinate dehydrogenase cytochrome b558 subunit, whose translation MATEREFLLRRLHSLLGVIPVGLFLVQHLVINHFATKGPESFNKAAHFMESLPFRYALEIFVIFLPILFHAIYGLYIAFTAKNNVSKYGFVRNWMFMLQRFTGIVTLIFIVWHVWETRIAAALGADVNYNMMADILSSPFMFWFYLVGVIATIFHFANGLWSFCVSWGITVTPRSQLIATYVTIGIFFALSFVGVRAILAFV comes from the coding sequence ATGGCAACTGAACGTGAATTTTTACTTCGTAGGCTCCACTCGTTACTAGGAGTCATTCCTGTGGGTCTTTTCTTGGTTCAGCATTTGGTGATCAACCACTTTGCGACAAAAGGGCCAGAATCATTCAACAAAGCGGCACATTTTATGGAAAGCTTGCCGTTCCGTTATGCACTAGAAATTTTTGTAATCTTTCTTCCAATCTTATTCCACGCTATCTACGGCTTATATATTGCTTTTACAGCAAAGAACAATGTAAGCAAGTATGGATTTGTTCGTAACTGGATGTTTATGCTTCAACGCTTTACAGGAATCGTTACATTAATTTTTATCGTATGGCATGTATGGGAAACGAGAATCGCAGCTGCACTTGGTGCGGACGTTAACTACAACATGATGGCAGATATTTTATCTAGTCCGTTCATGTTCTGGTTCTACCTTGTTGGGGTAATTGCAACAATCTTCCACTTTGCAAATGGACTTTGGTCTTTCTGTGTAAGCTGGGGAATTACAGTAACTCCTCGTTCTCAACTTATTGCAACCTACGTAACAATCGGGATTTTCTTTGCATTATCATTCGTAGGGGTACGTGCAATTCTAGCATTCGTTTAA